A genomic segment from Nicotiana sylvestris chromosome 1, ASM39365v2, whole genome shotgun sequence encodes:
- the LOC104239909 gene encoding uncharacterized protein, giving the protein MKIYWDFTHAKFNQNSADPEGCFYIAITCNARLEFFLGDMLTELTGRARLVSGCCSGDLTLLSRREHVFGRRSYTTRARIMGVKHEFVIECGGGVLKVKVDGKTSLVVKRLGWKFRGNEKILVGQVEVHFFWDVFNWVNKNKCDNHNKFGHGHGVFVFQVGDGGIWPEMGGAEKKLMRKSLSATVGPMSAPPSVSLLLSPSPSCSSVLQWAEESSECGRSSWSSIKSSGSSTGGFSLLLYAWRKD; this is encoded by the coding sequence ATGAAGATCTATTGGGACTTCACACATGCCAAGTTTAATCAAAACTCAGCTGATCCTGAAGGGTGTTTTTACATTGCAATCACCTGCAATGCAAGATTGGAGTTTTTTCTTGGTGATATGCTAACGGAGTTGACGGGCCGGGCTAGGTTGGTCTCGGGCTGTTGCTCGGGTGATCTGACTTTGTTGTCGAGGCGAGAGCATGTGTTTGGACGTAGGAGTTATACTACTCGGGCGCGTATTATGGGGGTCAAACATGAATTTGTGATAGAATGTGGGGGTGGAGTCCTAAAAGTGAAAGTGGATGGGAAAACAAGTCTTGTAGTGAAAAGACTTGGGTGGAAATTTAGGGGCAATGAAAAAATTTTAGTTGGTCAAGTGGAGGTACACTTTTTTTGGGATGTCTTCAATTGggtaaataaaaataaatgtgACAATCATAATAAATTTGGGCATGGACATGGTGTTTTTGTGTTCCAAGTAGGTGATGGTGGTATTTGGCCTGAAATGGGTGGCGCCGAGAAGAAATTGATGAGGAAAAGTTTGTCGGCGACGGTCGGGCCAATGTCGGCACCACCGTCGGTTTCTTTGTTGTTGTCGCCATCGCCGTCGTGCTCTAGTGTGTTGCAATGGGCAGAGGAAAGCAGTGAATGTGGGAGGAGTTCATGGTCATCTATAAAATCAAGTGGGAGTAGTACTGGAGGATTTTCTTTGTTATTGTATGCATGGAGGAAGGATTGA